One Leisingera sp. M658 genomic window carries:
- the rplN gene encoding 50S ribosomal protein L14 gives MIQMQTNLDVADNSGARRVQCIKVLGGSKRKYASVGDIIVVSVKEAIPRGRVKKGDVRKAVVVRTAKEVRREDGTAIRFDRNAAVILNTNNEPVGTRIFGPVVRELRAKNFMKIISLAPEVL, from the coding sequence ATGATCCAGATGCAAACAAATCTGGATGTTGCTGACAACTCCGGCGCCCGCCGAGTTCAGTGCATCAAGGTTCTGGGTGGCTCCAAGCGTAAATACGCATCCGTAGGCGACATCATTGTCGTTTCGGTCAAGGAAGCCATCCCGCGCGGCCGCGTGAAAAAAGGCGACGTCCGTAAGGCCGTTGTCGTACGCACCGCCAAAGAAGTCCGCCGCGAAGACGGCACTGCAATCCGGTTCGACCGGAACGCAGCCGTTATCCTGAACACCAACAATGAGCCGGTCGGTACCCGGATCTTTGGCCCGGTTGTTCGTGAACTGCGCGCGAAAAACTTCATGAAGATCATCTCGCTTGCTCCGGAGGTGCTGTAA
- the rplF gene encoding 50S ribosomal protein L6, which yields MSRIGKKPVELPSGVSAAVSGQTIEVKGPKGARTFTATDDVTLSVNDNVVTIEPRGKSKRARQQWGMSRTQVANLVTGVTQGFKKELEIQGVGYRAQMQGNTLKLNLGYSHDVDFTAPDGVTITAPKQTEIVVEGIDQQQVGEVAAKIREWRRPEPYKGKGIRYKGEFIFRKEGKKK from the coding sequence ATGTCCCGTATTGGTAAAAAACCGGTCGAACTGCCCAGCGGCGTGTCCGCTGCCGTGTCCGGCCAGACCATCGAAGTGAAAGGCCCGAAAGGCGCCCGCACCTTCACTGCCACCGACGATGTCACCCTGTCGGTCAACGACAATGTTGTCACCATCGAGCCGCGCGGCAAGTCCAAGCGTGCCCGTCAGCAGTGGGGCATGTCCCGCACTCAGGTGGCCAACCTTGTGACCGGCGTGACCCAGGGCTTCAAGAAAGAACTGGAGATCCAGGGTGTGGGTTACCGGGCTCAGATGCAGGGCAATACCCTGAAGCTGAACCTGGGCTACAGCCACGATGTCGACTTCACTGCACCTGATGGCGTCACCATCACCGCACCGAAGCAGACCGAAATCGTTGTGGAAGGTATCGACCAGCAGCAGGTGGGCGAAGTCGCGGCGAAAATCCGCGAATGGCGCCGTCCCGAGCCCTACAAAGGCAAAGGCATCCGCTACAAGGGCGAATTCATCTTCCGCAAGGAAGGCAAGAAGAAGTAA
- the rplE gene encoding 50S ribosomal protein L5 produces the protein MLDAATYTPRLKALYKDTIRGALKEEFGYKNDMMLPKLEKIVLNIGCGRAAVKDSKKAKSAQADLTLIAGQKALTTVAKNSIAGFRVREGMPMGAKVTLRGDRMYEFLDRLITIAMPRIRDFRGVSGTSFDGRGNYAMGLKEHLVFPEIDFDKIDENWGMDIVIATTANTDAEAKALLKAFNMPFNS, from the coding sequence ATGCTTGACGCTGCAACCTACACCCCGCGCCTGAAAGCTCTGTACAAGGACACCATCCGTGGCGCCCTGAAAGAAGAGTTCGGCTACAAGAACGACATGATGCTCCCGAAGCTGGAGAAAATCGTTCTGAACATCGGCTGCGGCCGCGCTGCTGTCAAAGACAGCAAGAAAGCCAAATCCGCCCAGGCCGATCTGACCCTCATCGCGGGCCAGAAAGCTCTGACCACCGTGGCAAAGAACTCCATCGCCGGCTTCCGCGTTCGCGAAGGCATGCCGATGGGCGCCAAGGTGACCCTGCGCGGTGACCGGATGTACGAATTCCTCGACCGTCTGATCACCATTGCGATGCCCCGTATCCGCGACTTCCGCGGTGTTTCGGGCACCTCTTTCGACGGCCGTGGCAACTATGCCATGGGCTTGAAAGAGCATCTCGTGTTCCCGGAAATCGATTTTGATAAGATCGATGAAAACTGGGGCATGGACATCGTGATCGCCACCACCGCGAACACCGACGCGGAAGCAAAGGCGCTGTTGAAAGCTTTCAACATGCCCTTCAACAGCTAA
- the rpmC gene encoding 50S ribosomal protein L29, which yields MNANDLRDKTVDELRDALASLKKESFNLRFQQATGQLENTAGIKAARRNAAKVKTILNEKAAAAAE from the coding sequence ATGAACGCCAATGATCTGCGCGACAAAACCGTGGATGAACTCCGCGATGCCCTCGCATCCCTGAAAAAAGAGAGCTTCAACCTGCGCTTTCAGCAGGCGACCGGTCAGCTGGAAAACACTGCAGGCATCAAAGCGGCCCGCCGCAATGCTGCCAAAGTGAAGACCATCCTGAACGAAAAAGCTGCTGCAGCAGCTGAATAA
- the rpsE gene encoding 30S ribosomal protein S5, protein MAERDNRRGNRRDRDETPEFADRLVAINRVSKTVKGGKRFGFAALVVVGDQKGRVGFGKGKAKEVPEAIRKATEQAKRQMVRVPLKEGRTLHHDMAGRHGAGKVVMRTAPEGTGIIAGGPMRAVFEMLGVKDVVSKSIGSQNPYNMIRATLNGLSKEQSPRSVAQRRGKKVADILPKRDEAPAAAEAEA, encoded by the coding sequence ATGGCAGAACGTGATAACCGCCGTGGCAACCGCCGCGACCGTGACGAGACACCGGAATTCGCAGATCGCCTGGTCGCGATCAACCGCGTGTCCAAAACCGTAAAAGGCGGTAAGCGCTTTGGCTTCGCTGCCCTGGTTGTTGTTGGCGACCAGAAAGGCCGCGTCGGCTTTGGCAAGGGTAAAGCAAAAGAAGTGCCCGAAGCGATCCGCAAGGCGACCGAACAGGCCAAGCGCCAGATGGTCCGTGTGCCGCTGAAAGAGGGCCGCACCCTGCACCACGACATGGCCGGCCGTCACGGCGCAGGCAAAGTTGTGATGCGTACCGCGCCTGAAGGTACCGGTATCATCGCAGGTGGTCCGATGCGTGCTGTCTTCGAAATGCTTGGCGTCAAAGACGTTGTTTCGAAGTCGATCGGTTCGCAGAACCCCTACAACATGATCCGCGCCACCCTGAACGGCCTGTCCAAAGAGCAGAGCCCGCGTTCGGTGGCTCAGCGCCGCGGCAAAAAGGTCGCTGACATCCTGCCCAAGCGGGATGAAGCACCGGCAGCTGCCGAAGCTGAAGCGTAA
- the rplR gene encoding 50S ribosomal protein L18 gives MANSKRTLFLKRRLRVRNKLRKVNAGRPRLSVHRSNKNISVQLIDDLRGVTVASASTLEKDLGVVGKNNVEAATKVGALIAERAKAAGVSEAYFDRGGFLFHGKVKALADAAREGGLKI, from the coding sequence ATGGCAAACAGCAAACGTACCCTGTTTCTGAAGCGCCGGCTGCGCGTCCGGAACAAGCTTCGCAAAGTGAACGCAGGCCGTCCGCGTCTTTCTGTGCACCGTTCGAACAAGAACATCTCTGTTCAATTGATCGACGACCTGCGCGGCGTGACCGTGGCCTCCGCTTCGACCCTGGAAAAAGATCTCGGCGTAGTTGGCAAAAACAACGTCGAAGCAGCGACCAAAGTTGGTGCTCTGATCGCCGAACGCGCAAAAGCGGCCGGAGTCAGCGAAGCCTACTTCGATCGCGGCGGCTTCCTGTTTCACGGCAAGGTGAAGGCTCTGGCCGACGCTGCGCGTGAAGGCGGCCTGAAGATCTAA
- the rpsQ gene encoding 30S ribosomal protein S17, translating into MPKRILTGTVTSDANAQTVTVSVERRFTHPVLKKTIRKSKKYRAHDEKNAFKVGDSVRIIECAPKSKTKRWEVLEA; encoded by the coding sequence ATGCCCAAACGTATTCTCACTGGCACCGTGACCAGCGATGCCAACGCCCAGACCGTAACTGTCTCGGTTGAACGCCGCTTCACGCATCCGGTTCTGAAGAAAACCATCCGTAAGTCCAAGAAATACCGGGCTCACGATGAAAAGAACGCTTTCAAGGTCGGCGACTCTGTACGCATCATCGAATGCGCGCCGAAATCGAAAACGAAACGCTGGGAAGTTCTGGAAGCCTAA
- the rplX gene encoding 50S ribosomal protein L24 has protein sequence MAAKLRKGDKVVVLSGKDKGKEGAIASVDPKAGKAIVDGVNMAIRHTRQSQNEQGGRLPKALPIDLSNLALLDSNGKATRVGFREEDGKKVRFAKTTGETV, from the coding sequence ATGGCTGCTAAACTCCGCAAAGGCGACAAGGTCGTCGTGCTGTCCGGCAAAGACAAAGGCAAAGAAGGCGCAATCGCCTCCGTTGACCCGAAAGCCGGCAAAGCCATCGTCGACGGCGTGAACATGGCCATCCGCCATACCCGCCAGTCGCAAAACGAACAGGGCGGCCGTCTGCCCAAAGCACTGCCGATCGACCTGTCGAACCTGGCGCTGCTGGACAGCAACGGCAAAGCAACCCGTGTCGGCTTCCGCGAGGAAGACGGCAAGAAGGTGCGCTTCGCCAAGACCACCGGGGAGACTGTCTGA
- the rpsN gene encoding 30S ribosomal protein S14, with translation MAKKSMIEREKKRERLVAKYAAKRAELKEIATDESRPMEERFTARLKLAKLPRNSSATRLHNRCQLTGRPHAYYRKLKVSRIALRELGSAGQIPGMVKSSW, from the coding sequence ATGGCTAAGAAAAGCATGATCGAACGCGAGAAGAAGCGCGAGCGCCTGGTGGCAAAATACGCCGCAAAGCGCGCCGAGCTGAAAGAAATCGCGACTGACGAAAGCCGCCCGATGGAAGAGCGTTTCACAGCGCGTCTGAAACTGGCGAAACTGCCGCGCAACTCGTCGGCAACCCGTCTTCACAACCGCTGCCAGCTCACCGGCCGTCCCCACGCTTACTACCGTAAGCTGAAGGTCAGCCGTATTGCGCTGCGCGAGCTGGGTTCTGCTGGTCAGATCCCCGGCATGGTGAAATCGAGCTGGTAA
- a CDS encoding DUF1127 domain-containing protein, which translates to MAHVISTAHGTHSLTARIRSAVEGLADSWVKAREFQRTYNELDALSDHELSDIGVRRDDIADLARQHVYG; encoded by the coding sequence ATGGCACATGTTATCAGCACCGCACACGGCACCCACAGCCTCACCGCCCGCATCCGTTCCGCCGTGGAAGGCCTGGCCGATTCCTGGGTCAAAGCCCGCGAATTCCAGCGCACCTACAATGAACTGGACGCGTTGAGCGATCATGAGCTTTCGGACATCGGTGTGCGCCGCGACGATATCGCCGACCTGGCGCGCCAGCACGTCTACGGCTAA
- the rpsH gene encoding 30S ribosomal protein S8, which translates to MNDPIGDMLTRIRNSQMRGKSTVLTPASKLRAWVLDVLADEGYIRGYEKMTGANGHPAIEISLKYFDGEPVIRELKRVSKPGRRVYMGVNDIPSVRQGLGVSIVSTPQGVMSDASARAANVGGEVLCTVF; encoded by the coding sequence ATGAACGATCCTATCGGCGATATGCTCACCCGTATCCGTAACTCTCAGATGCGCGGCAAATCCACCGTCCTGACCCCGGCTTCCAAGCTGCGGGCCTGGGTGCTGGACGTGCTGGCAGACGAGGGCTACATCCGCGGTTATGAGAAGATGACTGGTGCCAATGGCCACCCGGCCATCGAAATCAGCCTGAAGTACTTCGACGGCGAACCTGTTATTCGCGAGCTTAAGCGGGTCTCCAAGCCCGGCCGCCGCGTTTACATGGGCGTCAATGACATCCCGTCGGTCCGTCAGGGCCTGGGCGTGTCGATTGTCTCCACCCCCCAGGGTGTGATGTCGGACGCAAGCGCACGCGCAGCCAACGTTGGCGGCGAAGTGCTCTGCACCGTCTTCTAA
- the rpmD gene encoding 50S ribosomal protein L30 — MAKTIVIKQIGSPIRRPAKQRATLIGLGLNKMHKTRELEDTPSVRGMVNSISHMVQIIEERG, encoded by the coding sequence ATGGCAAAAACCATCGTGATCAAGCAGATCGGCTCGCCGATCCGCCGTCCTGCCAAACAGCGCGCAACCCTGATTGGCCTGGGCCTGAACAAGATGCACAAAACCCGTGAGCTGGAGGATACCCCTTCGGTCCGCGGCATGGTCAACTCGATCTCGCATATGGTTCAGATCATCGAAGAGCGCGGCTAA
- a CDS encoding DUF1127 domain-containing protein — MAYSTLSAPSAGISARFAGFAAGLLQNWKLRRDYKATVNALRAMSARDLADIGLTRCAIPGVAREHVYGK, encoded by the coding sequence ATGGCATATTCAACTCTTTCCGCACCCTCCGCCGGGATCTCGGCCCGTTTCGCAGGCTTTGCCGCCGGGCTGCTGCAGAACTGGAAGCTGCGCCGCGATTACAAGGCAACCGTCAACGCCCTGCGCGCGATGTCCGCCCGCGACCTGGCTGACATCGGCCTGACCCGTTGCGCCATCCCCGGCGTCGCGCGCGAACACGTTTACGGCAAGTAA